A region of Arabidopsis thaliana chromosome 5, partial sequence DNA encodes the following proteins:
- the APC3 gene encoding Mitochondrial substrate carrier family protein (Mitochondrial substrate carrier family protein; FUNCTIONS IN: binding, calcium ion binding; INVOLVED IN: transport, transmembrane transport; LOCATED IN: mitochondrial inner membrane, membrane; EXPRESSED IN: 23 plant structures; EXPRESSED DURING: 15 growth stages; CONTAINS InterPro DOMAIN/s: EF-Hand 1, calcium-binding site (InterPro:IPR018247), Mitochondrial substrate carrier (InterPro:IPR001993), EF-hand-like domain (InterPro:IPR011992), Calcium-binding EF-hand (InterPro:IPR002048), Mitochondrial carrier protein (InterPro:IPR002067), EF-HAND 2 (InterPro:IPR018249), Mitochondrial substrate/solute carrier (InterPro:IPR018108); BEST Arabidopsis thaliana protein match is: Mitochondrial substrate carrier family protein (TAIR:AT5G61810.1); Has 1807 Blast hits to 1807 proteins in 277 species: Archae - 0; Bacteria - 0; Metazoa - 736; Fungi - 347; Plants - 385; Viruses - 0; Other Eukaryotes - 339 (source: NCBI BLink).), with product MESSKPKNRNPMKKPVSITMEHVLLALRETMDEREIRIRSLFDFFDNSNLGFLDYAQIEKGLASLQIPPEYKYARDLFRVCDANRDGRVDYQEFRRYIDAKELELYRIFQAIDVEHNGCILPEELWEALVKAGIEIDDEELARFVEHVDKDNNGTITFEEWRDFLLLYPHEATLENIYHHWERVCLIDIGEQAVIPDGISKHVKRSRLLLAGGLAGAVSRTATAPLDRLKVVLQVQRAHAGVLPTIKKIWREDKLMGFFRGNGLNVMKVAPESAIKFCAYEMLKPMIGGEDGDIGTSGRLMAGGMAGALAQTAIYPMDLVKTRLQTCVSEGGKAPKLWKLTKDIWVREGPRAFYKGLFPSLLGIVPYAGIDLAAYETLKDLSRTYILQDTEPGPLIQLSCGMTSGALGASCVYPLQVVRTRMQADSSKTTMKQEFMNTMKGEGLRGFYRGLLPNLLKVVPAASITYIVYEAMKKNMALD from the exons ATGGAGTCATCGAAGCCCAAAAACCGTAACCCGATGAAGAAACCTGTATCCATCACGATGGAGCATGTTCTATTGGCGTTACGTGAGACAATGGATGAGAGAGAGATCAGGATTCgtagtttgtttgatttctttgataatTCGAATTTAGGGTTCTTAGATTATGCCCAGATCGAAAAGGGTCTTGCTTCGCTTCAGATTCCTCCTGAGTACAAGTACGCTAGAGATTTGTTTAGAGTCTGCGACGCTAATCGAGATGGGCGTGTTGATTACCAGGAGTTTCGTCGATACATTGATGCTAAGGAGCTTGAGCTATACAGGATTTTCCAAGCCATTGATGTTGAGCATAATGGCTGCATTTTGCCTGAGGAGCTTTGGGAGGCTCTTGTTAAGGCCG GCATTGAGATCGATGATGAGGAACTCGCTCGTTTTGTGGAGCATGTTGATAAGGACAACAATGGAACTATAACGTTTGAAGAGTGGagagattttcttttgttatatcCTCATGAAGCCACCCTTGAAAACATATATCATCATTGGGAAAGGGTGTGCTTGATAGATATTGGGGAGCAAGCTGTTATACCGGATGGTATAAGTAAACATGTGAAAAGAAGCAGATTACTTCTCGCTGGAGGACTAGCCGGAGCTGTTTCTAGAACTGCAACTGCGCCTCTTGATCGTCTGAAGGTTGTTTTGCAAGTTCAAAGGGCACATGCAGGGGTCCTCCCGACAATTAAGAAGATATGGAGAGAAGATAAGTTGATGGGTTTCTTTAGAGGTAATGGGTTAAATGTCATGAAGGTTGCTCCTGAAAGTGCCATTAAGTTTTGTGCTTACGAAATGCTAAAACCCATGATTGGAGGGGAGGATGGTGATATTGGTACAAGTGGGAGACTTATGGCAGGTGGAATGGCTGGTGCATTGGCTCAAACCGCTATTTACCCTATGGATCTCGTGAAGACTCGGTTACAGACTTGTGTCAGTGAAGGTGGAAAGGCACCTAAGTTGTGGAAGCTTACAAAAGATATATGGGTTCGGGAGGGACCTCGGGCTTTCTACAAGGGTctgtttccttctcttcttggGATTGTTCCTTATGCAGGAATTGACCTCGCTGCATATGAAACGCTAAAAGACTTGTCCAGAACATATATTCTTCAGGACACTG AGCCGGGTCCTCTGATACAGCTGAGCTGTGGAATGACATCAGGAGCCCTTGGAGCATCATGTGTTTACCCGTTACAGGTAGTAAGAACAAG AATGCAAGCGGATAGTTCGAAGACGACAATGAAGCAAGAGTTTATGAATACGATGAAAGGAGAAGGTCTTAGAGGTTTCTACAGAGGACTATTACCCAATCTTCTCAAAGTAGTTCCAGCGGCAAGCATCACGTACATTGTTTATGAAGctatgaagaaaaatatggcTCTTGATTAG
- a CDS encoding NFU1 iron-sulfur cluster protein (unknown protein; FUNCTIONS IN: molecular_function unknown; INVOLVED IN: biological_process unknown; LOCATED IN: mitochondrion; BEST Arabidopsis thaliana protein match is: unknown protein (TAIR:AT1G63060.1); Has 1807 Blast hits to 1807 proteins in 277 species: Archae - 0; Bacteria - 0; Metazoa - 736; Fungi - 347; Plants - 385; Viruses - 0; Other Eukaryotes - 339 (source: NCBI BLink).) translates to MAVRSTGHLKNVVQRLRTYTKATTVPRSKAYSTAATEYGGQRTATTAAATKGDFTPVYVSIGLISLSVTFGVYTAYLHLHENPGVRVNKKMRETVPEIEDPDRVLNEADRFANRSWFRKIAHVQEFDKQDVISDPIRKDQFAHKPRALTLKDVGVDPKISAAAAH, encoded by the exons ATGGCCGTTCGATCAACC GGTCACTTGAAAAACGTAGTGCAGAGGTTAAGAACTTACACGAAGGCGACAACCGTACCAAGATCCAAAGCGTATTCTACGGCGGCAACAGAGTATGGTGGCCAGAGAACCGCCACCACAGCGGCAGCAACAAAAGGTGACTTCACACCAGTTTACGTCTCCATAGGATTGATTTCATTGTCAGTAACATTTGGTGTCTACACTGCGTATCTTCATCTACATGAAAACCCTGGCGTACGTGTcaacaagaagatgagagagacCGTTCCCGAGATCGAAGATCCAGATAGAGTTCTAAACGAAGCGGACCGGTTCGCTAACAGGTCTTGGTTTAGGAAAATAGCTCACGTTCAAGAGTTTGACAAGCAGGATGTGATCTCTGACCCAATCAGGAAAGACCAGTTTGCTCATAAACCTCGTGCCTTGACGCTTAAGGATGTTGGCGTTGATCCTAAGATATCGGCTGCTGCAGCTCACTAA
- a CDS encoding Calreticulin family protein (Calreticulin family protein; FUNCTIONS IN: unfolded protein binding, calcium ion binding; INVOLVED IN: protein folding; LOCATED IN: endoplasmic reticulum, plasma membrane, chloroplast, membrane; EXPRESSED IN: 24 plant structures; EXPRESSED DURING: 14 growth stages; CONTAINS InterPro DOMAIN/s: Calreticulin/calnexin, P (InterPro:IPR009033), Calreticulin/calnexin (InterPro:IPR001580), Calreticulin/calnexin, conserved site (InterPro:IPR018124), Concanavalin A-like lectin/glucanase (InterPro:IPR008985), Concanavalin A-like lectin/glucanase, subgroup (InterPro:IPR013320); BEST Arabidopsis thaliana protein match is: calnexin 1 (TAIR:AT5G61790.1); Has 1807 Blast hits to 1807 proteins in 277 species: Archae - 0; Bacteria - 0; Metazoa - 736; Fungi - 347; Plants - 385; Viruses - 0; Other Eukaryotes - 339 (source: NCBI BLink).), which produces MRERIITFVSLLLVALLSFPSVSYCDDQTILYESFDEPFDGRWVVSEKAEYQGVWKHEKSEGHDDYGLLVSEKAKKYGIVKELDVDEPLNLNEGTVVLQYEARFQEGLECGGAYLKYLRPQEAGWVPQGFDNDSPYSIMFGPDKCGATNKVHFILKHKNPKSGEFVEHHLKFPPSVPFDMLSHVYTAVLKSDNEVRILVDGEEKKKGNLLSAEDFEPPLIPSKTIPDPEDKKPEDWDERAKIPDPNAVKPDDWDEDAPMEIEDEEAEKPEGWLDDEPVEVEDPEASKPEDWDDEEDGEWEAPKVSNTKCEAAPGCGEWKRPMKRNPAYKGKWSSPLIDNPAYKGIWKPRDIPNPDYFELERPNLEPIAAIGIEIWTMQDGILFDNILISKDEKVAETYRQSTWKPKFDVEKEKQKAEDEAAGEADGLKSYQKKVFDLLYKVADISFLSAYKSKIMELIEKAETQPNLTIGVLISIVIVFLSLFFKLIFGGAKAKVEKKKPETAAETSTSEAKTEEKAEAVAAPRKRQTRRES; this is translated from the exons ATGAGAGAACGGATTATTACATTCGTTTCGCTGCTTCTTGTAGCTTTGCTTTCGTTTCCCAGTGTTAGCTACTGTGACGACCAAACG aTCCTGTATGAATCGTTTGACGAGCCTTTTGATGGTCGCTGGGTCGTTTCAGAGAAAGCTGAATACCAAG GTGTGTGGAAGCACGAGAAGAGTGAAGGGCATGATGATTATGGACTTCTAGTGAGTGAGAAAGCTAAGAAGTACGGAATAGTTAAAGAGCTTGATGTTGATGAGCCTCTAAACCTTAACGAAGGAACTGTTGTTCTTCAATACGAGGCTCGTTTCCAAGAAGGGCTTGAGTGTGGTGGTGCTTACTTAAAGTATCTTCGTCCTCAAGAAGCTGGATGGGTTCCTCAAGGGTTTGATAATGATTCTCCTTACTCTATCATGTTTGGACCTGATAAGTGTGGTGCTACCAACAAGGTTCATTTCATCTTGAAGCATAAGAATCCCAAGAGTGGCGAGTTTGTTGAGCACCATCTCAAGTTCCCTCCTTCTGTTCCGTTTGACATGCTTTCTCATGTCTACACTGCGGTCTTGAAATCTGATAATGAGGTGAGGATTTTGGTCGATGgtgaggagaagaagaagggtaaTTTACTGTCTGCTGAAGACTTTGAGCCTCCGTTGATTCCTTCCAAGACCATCCCTGATCCAGAGGACAAGAAGCCAGAAGACTGGGATGAGAGAGCCAAGATTCCTGATCCTAATGCTGTGAAGCCTGATGACTGGGATGAGGATGCACCCATGGAGATTGAAGATGAGGAAGCTGAGAAACCCGAAGGATGGTTGGATGATGAGCCTGTAGAGGTTGAAGACCCCGAGGCAAGCAAGCCAGAAGATTGGGATGACGAGGAAGATGGTGAGTGGGAGGCTCCTAAGGTTTCCAACACCAAGTGTGAGGCAGCACCCGGATGTGGCGAATGGAAGAGACCGATGAAGAGGAACCCTGCTTACAAGGGCAAATGGAGCTCACCTCTCATAGATAACCCAGCTTACAAGGGAATCTGGAAACCAAGAGACATTCCAAATCCTGATTATTTTGAGCTTGAGAGGCCGAATTTGGAGCCCATTGCTGCCATTGGTATTGAGATATGGACAATGCAAGACGGTATCTTATTTGACAACATCTTGATATCTAAAGACGAGAAGGTTGCTGAAACTTACAGACAAAGCACTTGGAAGCCCAAGTTTGAtgtggagaaagagaaacaaaaggcaGAGGATGAAGCTGCTGGTGAGGCAGATGGTCTCAAGAGTTACCAG AAGAAGGTGTTCGACCTCTTGTACAAGGTTGCAGACATTTCTTTCCTTAGTGCGTACAAGTCAAAGATTATG GAACTTATTGAGAAAGCTGAAACACAGCCAAACTTAACCATCGGTGTGCTCATTTCCATCGTGATcgtcttcctctctctcttcttcaagctcataTTTGGTGGTgcaaag GCTAAggtagaaaagaagaaaccggAAACAGCTGCAGAGACCTCGACAAGCGAGGCAAAGACAGAGGAGAAAGCAGAAGCGGTGGCTGCACCACGAAAGAGGCAGACGAGGCGTGAGAGTTAG
- a CDS encoding Calreticulin family protein (Calreticulin family protein; FUNCTIONS IN: unfolded protein binding, calcium ion binding; INVOLVED IN: protein folding; LOCATED IN: endoplasmic reticulum; EXPRESSED IN: 22 plant structures; EXPRESSED DURING: 13 growth stages; CONTAINS InterPro DOMAIN/s: Calreticulin/calnexin, P (InterPro:IPR009033), Calreticulin/calnexin (InterPro:IPR001580), Calreticulin/calnexin, conserved site (InterPro:IPR018124), Concanavalin A-like lectin/glucanase (InterPro:IPR008985), Concanavalin A-like lectin/glucanase, subgroup (InterPro:IPR013320); BEST Arabidopsis thaliana protein match is: calnexin 1 (TAIR:AT5G61790.1).), with the protein MRERIITFVSLLLVALLSFPSVSYCDDQTVIGHFLEKILYESFDEPFDGRWVVSEKAEYQGVWKHEKSEGHDDYGLLVSEKAKKYGIVKELDVDEPLNLNEGTVVLQYEARFQEGLECGGAYLKYLRPQEAGWVPQGFDNDSPYSIMFGPDKCGATNKVHFILKHKNPKSGEFVEHHLKFPPSVPFDMLSHVYTAVLKSDNEVRILVDGEEKKKGNLLSAEDFEPPLIPSKTIPDPEDKKPEDWDERAKIPDPNAVKPDDWDEDAPMEIEDEEAEKPEGWLDDEPVEVEDPEASKPEDWDDEEDGEWEAPKVSNTKCEAAPGCGEWKRPMKRNPAYKGKWSSPLIDNPAYKGIWKPRDIPNPDYFELERPNLEPIAAIGIEIWTMQDGILFDNILISKDEKVAETYRQSTWKPKFDVEKEKQKAEDEAAGEADGLKSYQKKVFDLLYKVADISFLSAYKSKIMELIEKAETQPNLTIGVLISIVIVFLSLFFKLIFGGAKAKVEKKKPETAAETSTSEAKTEEKAEAVAAPRKRQTRRES; encoded by the exons ATGAGAGAACGGATTATTACATTCGTTTCGCTGCTTCTTGTAGCTTTGCTTTCGTTTCCCAGTGTTAGCTACTGTGACGACCAAACGGTGATTGGTCACTTCCTTGAAAAA aTCCTGTATGAATCGTTTGACGAGCCTTTTGATGGTCGCTGGGTCGTTTCAGAGAAAGCTGAATACCAAG GTGTGTGGAAGCACGAGAAGAGTGAAGGGCATGATGATTATGGACTTCTAGTGAGTGAGAAAGCTAAGAAGTACGGAATAGTTAAAGAGCTTGATGTTGATGAGCCTCTAAACCTTAACGAAGGAACTGTTGTTCTTCAATACGAGGCTCGTTTCCAAGAAGGGCTTGAGTGTGGTGGTGCTTACTTAAAGTATCTTCGTCCTCAAGAAGCTGGATGGGTTCCTCAAGGGTTTGATAATGATTCTCCTTACTCTATCATGTTTGGACCTGATAAGTGTGGTGCTACCAACAAGGTTCATTTCATCTTGAAGCATAAGAATCCCAAGAGTGGCGAGTTTGTTGAGCACCATCTCAAGTTCCCTCCTTCTGTTCCGTTTGACATGCTTTCTCATGTCTACACTGCGGTCTTGAAATCTGATAATGAGGTGAGGATTTTGGTCGATGgtgaggagaagaagaagggtaaTTTACTGTCTGCTGAAGACTTTGAGCCTCCGTTGATTCCTTCCAAGACCATCCCTGATCCAGAGGACAAGAAGCCAGAAGACTGGGATGAGAGAGCCAAGATTCCTGATCCTAATGCTGTGAAGCCTGATGACTGGGATGAGGATGCACCCATGGAGATTGAAGATGAGGAAGCTGAGAAACCCGAAGGATGGTTGGATGATGAGCCTGTAGAGGTTGAAGACCCCGAGGCAAGCAAGCCAGAAGATTGGGATGACGAGGAAGATGGTGAGTGGGAGGCTCCTAAGGTTTCCAACACCAAGTGTGAGGCAGCACCCGGATGTGGCGAATGGAAGAGACCGATGAAGAGGAACCCTGCTTACAAGGGCAAATGGAGCTCACCTCTCATAGATAACCCAGCTTACAAGGGAATCTGGAAACCAAGAGACATTCCAAATCCTGATTATTTTGAGCTTGAGAGGCCGAATTTGGAGCCCATTGCTGCCATTGGTATTGAGATATGGACAATGCAAGACGGTATCTTATTTGACAACATCTTGATATCTAAAGACGAGAAGGTTGCTGAAACTTACAGACAAAGCACTTGGAAGCCCAAGTTTGAtgtggagaaagagaaacaaaaggcaGAGGATGAAGCTGCTGGTGAGGCAGATGGTCTCAAGAGTTACCAG AAGAAGGTGTTCGACCTCTTGTACAAGGTTGCAGACATTTCTTTCCTTAGTGCGTACAAGTCAAAGATTATG GAACTTATTGAGAAAGCTGAAACACAGCCAAACTTAACCATCGGTGTGCTCATTTCCATCGTGATcgtcttcctctctctcttcttcaagctcataTTTGGTGGTgcaaag GCTAAggtagaaaagaagaaaccggAAACAGCTGCAGAGACCTCGACAAGCGAGGCAAAGACAGAGGAGAAAGCAGAAGCGGTGGCTGCACCACGAAAGAGGCAGACGAGGCGTGAGAGTTAG